The following is a genomic window from Sedimenticola thiotaurini.
GCCGCCTGCAGCAAAGCAGCAATCGTTACCCTGGCACTGTGGGGCCTGCTCCCAGTAGCGGTGGCGGACTGGCTCATTCACTGGGGAGGGGCGCGTGATGATTGATGCCATCTCCAGCTTTCGTGATGCAATCCGCGCTGCTGGCCTGGAGCCGCCGGATGTAATAAAGCTCGGCAAGTTGCACCGCTTCCCCGGTACGGGTAAACGCTACGGCAACACCGCCGGTTGGTGCAAGCTCTTTGATGATGGCATAGGCGGTTGTTTCGGCGACTGGTCGTCGGGCTTTACCGAGAACTGGCAGGCGAAACGCGACAAGCCCTATTCGCAGGCCGAACGGGCTGCCTTCGCCCGTCGGGTAGAAGAGGCCAAAAAGCAGGCCGAGATACAACGTTGCGTCCAGCAGGCCGATGCCGCAAACCGGGCCGCCGCGATCTGGAATGCGGCAACATCCGCCCCCGGCGACCACCCCTATCTGATCCGCAAGCGCATCCAGCCGCACGGCGCAAGGCTTCACAAGGGCGCGCTGATGCTTTCAATATTGGACTTCAGCGACAAACTGACCAGCCTGCAATTCATCGCCCCCGATGGTGGCAAGCTGTTGCTCGCAGGTGGACGCAAGCAGGGCTGTTTCATCCCCGTGGCGGGAGACATGGAAAATCCCACCCGCGTCATCATCTGCGAGGGCTGGGCCACCGGCTGCACCCTGGCCGAGGATGAACCTGCCGCCCTGGTGCTGGCTGCTATCGATGCTGGAAATTTGGCACCGGTGGCCGTCGCTGCCCGCTGCCGTTGGCCATCCGCCGAGTTGGTGATTGCGGGTGACGATGACCGGCTGACCGCTGGCAATCCCGGAGCCACCAAGGCAAAGTTCGCCGCCATCGCATCGGGGGCGCTCCTGGCGCTGCCCCAGTGGCCGAAGGGTGCTCCGGAGCAGTTGACTGACTTCAACGACCTGGCCGTATGGCTAGCAGGAGGTGAAGTATGAATGCCGATCTGCTGAAGTCCGCCGCGCCACCGCCAGAGGATTGGCCGGAGCTGGTGTCCTTAGATGCGCCCAACCTGCCGCATCTCGATCTCGTACACCTGCCCAGCTGGGCTGGAGACTATGCCCGCGCCATCGCTGCCACTACTGAGACCCCACCGGAGCTGGCCGCCGGGATGATCCTGATCGCCTGCGCTACCGCTGCTGCTCGTCGTCTGCGGGTCGCGGTGACGCCTGGCTACTTCGAACATTGTAACCTGTGGGTAGTAGCTGCCCTGCCCCCTGGCAACCGAAAGAGTGCAGTGCAGGCCGCCGCCACCGCGCCACTCGTGGCCTGGGAGCGTGATCAAGCCACGATCATAGAGCCGGAGATCAAACGCATCTCCAGCGAGCGCAAGACCTTGGAGGCTCGCGCCAAGGAGAAGCGCAGCAAGGCCGCCAAGGAGAAGAACAACAGTAAGGCGGAAGAGCTGGCGCGGGAGGCCGCCGACATTGAGGCCGAACTACCTGAGGTTCCCATGCAACCGCAGATATGGACTTCAGATGCCACCCCGGAGCGTCTGGGGGCAATGCTGGCCGAACAGGGCGAGTGCATGGCCTGGCTGTCGTCCGAGGGCGGCGTTTTTGACCTGCTGCAAGGCCGCTACTCCAATGGCATCCCTAATCTGGACTTGGTACTGAAGGCCCATAGCGGCGATGCTGAACGAGTGGACCGGGGCAGCCGCCCACCGGTCTTCCTTCAAAGCCCACGACTGAGTATCGGTCTGAGCCCCCAACCGGATGTTTTGCGGGGCCTGGCCACCAAGCCGGGATTCCGGGGCCGGGTGCTGCTGGGGCGGTTTCTCTATCTGCTGCCACCGTCTCCACTGGGATACCGAGCGTTGCAATCCCATCCCGTACCAGAAGGCGTGCGGGACGCCTACACCACCGGACTCCGCGCCATGCTGGACTGGGAACTCGCCACCGATGAACACGGCGACAAATATCCCCACTTGCTGCGTCTGAGCAATGACGCCTACGCAGAGTGGTTCAACTTTGCCCAGGCTATCGAGGTACAGATGCAACCGGGTCGGGAGCTGGAGCACTTCACCGACTGGGCGGACAAGGCGCCGGGCGCGGCAGCACGCCTGGCCGGGGTGCTACACGGCATCAAGCACGCCCATGGTGCGCCATGGGAGGCAGACATCACCGCCGATACCATGACCGCTGCCCTGGAGATCATGGCCGTCATCACCCGCCACAGCCTGGCGGCACTGAACATGATGGGGGCCGATCCCACCATTGCCGCCGCCCGGCTGGTGTGGAGCTGGATCGAGCGGGGCCGACTGGACCGATTCACCGTGCGCCAAGCCTTCAACGCCCTGCGCGGTACCTTCCCACGCGTCGCCATGTTGCGCGATGCCTTGGAGGCGTTGGGAGAACGGGGCTATCTGGAGGTAATTGAACCGCCCCGTGACGGACCCGGCCGTCCTCCTTCGCCCATGGTGCGGGTGCGACCGGAGATAGCGAGGGGTTGGCAATGAGCTGGCGCGAAATCCTCGGGGTAACTTCTTCGACCGAAGCACCCTATACGCACAATTCGCAGAATGCGCAAAAAACCGCTGAACTGGGGAATTGTGCGGATATTGCGAATTCTGCGTATAGGAATTCAGAACAGCAAAGCTCCAAGCTGCTGGAGTCCCTGTCCGATGCTTGCCGGGGACTCGACATCACACCCACTGAGGTGAAGGAAGCACTGGCACCGGAAGACATCGAGGACTGGCACGCCGGTACAATCAGCGTCGAAACCATGGCCACCTTCGCCCACTCACTGGTGCAACGCAGGGAGATGAAGCAGGGCAAACGCCCCGACCACTACACCGAGCAAGCCAACTGCCAGCACTGCGGCCCGATCTGGTCATGGTTCTCCGGCGAAGTACTGGGCTGCCCCTGGTGCTGGAACCGTACGGCCGACAAGCCGATACCGCGTCCCTGCTCCGTCCGCTGCAGCGATTGCATCCACTTCGAGCGGATCGACCATCCGCACCTTGGCCACTGCGCCAAAGGAGAGCCGGAAGCTATCTCCGGATTGTGGGACACGGACCGGCACTATTGCGAACGTTTTTTACCAAGTCCACAGCAGGCCAACAACAACTAACCACGGCCCGCAAGGGCCGAAACAAAAAGGTGGATTTCCCAAATGATTTCGGTAAAAAATTCTGGAGGTGAACATGGGCGGTATGGGTAGCGGACGGCGCTGGTACACTGAGCAAAAAGCCACAATTGAGGATTATCGATGGCTGGATGTTCGATATTTAAAGCGGCATGATCTGCTACTCCCCGGGCGATCGTGCACTATAAATTGGAGCCGAAATGGAATAGTAAATGGCACAATCAAATTATCTGCTGAGCCAGACCGCGTTATTCTGGATTATCGATATTGCCGAGAGAATGAAAAATGGATATCAATGCACTATCCAATCGGCTTAACTTGGACCAAGTGCAATATAGGTGGGAAACGCCCTTGGTTTTTATGCCCTGCACAAGGCTGCAACCGCCGTGCCGCTATTCTCTATCTTGGCTCCAACATTTTTGCATGTCGTCACTGCTATAATCTTTCATACACCAGCCAGGGGGAAACCTGGGATGAGCGTGCAGCACGGCGGGCGGATCGAATCCGCGACAAGCTGGGGTGGGAGCCGGGTTTCCTCAACGGTAACGGTTGGAAGCCCAAGGGGATGCACTGGAACACTTTCGAGCGGCTGACCACCCAGCACGATGCCTTCGTGCAGCTTTCATTGGCTGGGATAGCGGAACGGCTGAACCTGCTGGGGGAATCGCTAGATGATTAGATGTAAGATGGCTTAAACAACCAGCGGCGACCTATTGGACACGGGGGCAACATTGGGGGCAACTGCGCATGAATAAAAAGAGATTACCCTTAACTAACGGTTGGTTACAAATACTTTTCGGTAGTCCCCGCCACCACAAGGGTCGCTAACCAGCGACCCTTTTTTCTTGCCTGTAATTAAAGCTCCACTACTATGAACCGTCCCGCCTCCACATTCAGGATGGATGGGATTGGTCATGGCCACCCTCGTTCGTCTACCCAAACGCTATTCAAAGGCAAGTTGCATCGGGGTTATCAAGTGTTATATTGCCGGCCACTATCCATGCGTTACATTCGCCACGTGGTTTCCGACATTATTACCAGATGAAAGACGAACCCGCCCTTGGATATCGACCTGTAGCGTTGGTCGCCGAGCAAGAACAGTTCCAGCTACTCACCATGGGCGATAGGGTGAACAAGACCATTGTGATCCAGAACCTTGAAATTCGATTTGCCGCCGTTGCCCCGGCAGCAACAGTAAAGGAAGTCCGGGAACAACGCTTACAGGTTCCTGGGGTGACCTATGCGGCTTAAGCGCGCCCAGGGCTGTCTTCTGGGTCAACTTGCCGGAGATGCGCTCGGCAGCCTGGTGGAGTTCCAGACACCGGAGGAGATTAAACATCGTTATCCGAAAGGTGTTCGGGAACTGGCCGATGGTGGCACCTGGAATACCCTTGCCGGTCAGCCGACCGATGATTCGGAAATGGCGCTGCTGTTGGCCCGGATGCTGACAGAGCGTGGAACCTATGACCCTGATGCTGCGCTTCAGGCCTACCAATTCTGGCTCGACTCCAATCCCTTTGACTGCGGCCTGACCATCTCCGATGGTCTTCGGGGGTGTCCAAACGTAGATAGCGAGGCCAATGGAGCCATGATGCGGATCAGCCCCCTCGGCATCTTGGGAGCCAACCACCCGCTGGAGAAAGTCAGTGACTGGGCCATGCAGGACGCCGGGCTGACGCACCCCAATCTGGTCTGTCTGCAGGCAAACGCTCTTTTCGCCATGG
Proteins encoded in this region:
- a CDS encoding ADP-ribosylglycohydrolase family protein, whose translation is MRLKRAQGCLLGQLAGDALGSLVEFQTPEEIKHRYPKGVRELADGGTWNTLAGQPTDDSEMALLLARMLTERGTYDPDAALQAYQFWLDSNPFDCGLTISDGLRGCPNVDSEANGAMMRISPLGILGANHPLEKVSDWAMQDAGLTHPNLVCLQANALFAMAIAHAITSGCEADTLYQNINQWAADLAVDPILMHAITKAAAAPPADYVQQQGWVLTAFRNALWQLLNAPSFEAGVVDTVMRGGDTDTNAAICGALLGAVYGLDAIPAQWVDQVLNCRPKAGHPGVHRPRPECFWPVDALELATQLISTGTQ
- a CDS encoding toprim domain-containing protein, whose product is MIDAISSFRDAIRAAGLEPPDVIKLGKLHRFPGTGKRYGNTAGWCKLFDDGIGGCFGDWSSGFTENWQAKRDKPYSQAERAAFARRVEEAKKQAEIQRCVQQADAANRAAAIWNAATSAPGDHPYLIRKRIQPHGARLHKGALMLSILDFSDKLTSLQFIAPDGGKLLLAGGRKQGCFIPVAGDMENPTRVIICEGWATGCTLAEDEPAALVLAAIDAGNLAPVAVAARCRWPSAELVIAGDDDRLTAGNPGATKAKFAAIASGALLALPQWPKGAPEQLTDFNDLAVWLAGGEV
- a CDS encoding YfjI family protein, whose product is MNADLLKSAAPPPEDWPELVSLDAPNLPHLDLVHLPSWAGDYARAIAATTETPPELAAGMILIACATAAARRLRVAVTPGYFEHCNLWVVAALPPGNRKSAVQAAATAPLVAWERDQATIIEPEIKRISSERKTLEARAKEKRSKAAKEKNNSKAEELAREAADIEAELPEVPMQPQIWTSDATPERLGAMLAEQGECMAWLSSEGGVFDLLQGRYSNGIPNLDLVLKAHSGDAERVDRGSRPPVFLQSPRLSIGLSPQPDVLRGLATKPGFRGRVLLGRFLYLLPPSPLGYRALQSHPVPEGVRDAYTTGLRAMLDWELATDEHGDKYPHLLRLSNDAYAEWFNFAQAIEVQMQPGRELEHFTDWADKAPGAAARLAGVLHGIKHAHGAPWEADITADTMTAALEIMAVITRHSLAALNMMGADPTIAAARLVWSWIERGRLDRFTVRQAFNALRGTFPRVAMLRDALEALGERGYLEVIEPPRDGPGRPPSPMVRVRPEIARGWQ